One genomic window of Numida meleagris isolate 19003 breed g44 Domestic line chromosome 1, NumMel1.0, whole genome shotgun sequence includes the following:
- the STRIP2 gene encoding striatin-interacting protein 2 isoform X3: MEAMDLRREELRSMHGAACRVKAAGLCWEELGCVNGADCRMKAVDLNRGGFRLGRNGAHVWGCWQGASHGFKQGSAGCVHGAVCSRGSLLFLRTTSKRAALRSLQGSVDFPAVEFEYGDTDSHGAELAARGRRWPELDTAQQRAHVLRLLEGLEVVSRERRLRAARAILYLAQGVFGDCESEGDVLHWSRHNSFLLYQLGTFSAFLELLSMEIDNSQACSSALRKPAISLADSTELRVLLSVMYLLVENIRVELETDPPEWKSCRETFRTELSFPGRSDEPFALLLFTMVTKFCSGHAPHFPMKKVLLLLWKVLLFTLGGFEALQTMKVRRREELGLPPLPEDSIQVMRSMRAASPPACSIELAEQPQKRGHRSRRPLMKQDSLDIYNERDPFKNDEAGVDEEESDEVDGGIEGELDLMERDALLPAMPAQRPPIERVSFPKGLPWAPKVRQKDIEHFLEASRNKFIGFTLGQDTETLIGLPRPIHESVKTLKQHKYVSISDVQIKNEEELEKCPMSLGEEEVQETPCEVLYRAMLYNLPQYMIALLKILLAAAPTSKAKTDSINILADVLPEEMPITVLQSMKLGIDVNRHKEIIVKSISALLLLLLKHFKLNHIYQFEYVSQHLVFANCIPLILKFFNQNIMSYITAKNSISVLDYPHCTVHDLPELTAESLEAGDNNQFCWRNLFSCINLLRILNKLTKWKHSRTMMLVVFKSAPILKRALKVKQAMMQLYVLKLLKIQTKYLGRQWRKSNMKTMSAIYQKVRHRMNDDWAYGNDIDARPWDFQAEECTLRASIEAFNSRRYDKPQDSEFAPVDNCLQSVLGQRLELPEDFQYSYELWLEREVFSQPIRWEELLRYQ, from the exons ATGGAAGCCATGGATTTAAGACGGGAAGAACTGCGGTCCATGCACGGGGCTGCTTGCAGGGTAAAAGCTGCGGGTTTATGTTGGGAAGAGCTGGGGTGCGTGAATGGGGCTGACTGCAGGATGAAAGCCGTGGATTTAAATCGGGGAGGTTTTAGGCTGGGGAGAAATGGAGCGCACGTGTGGGGCTGTTGGCAGGGTGCAAGCCATGGATTTAAGCAGGGGAGCGCCGGGTGCGTGCACGGGGCCGTTTGCAGCCGGGGCTCGCTGCTATTTTTACGCACCACTTCCAAACGCGCAGCGCTCCGCTCTCTGCAGGGCTCCGTGGATTTCCCCGCCGTGGAGTTCGAGTACGGGGACACCGACAGCCATGGTGCAGAGCTCGcag cgcggggccggcggTGGCCAGAGCTGGACACGGCACAGCAGAGGGCCCACGTCCTGCGGCTGCTGGAGGGGCTGgaggtggtcagcagggagCGGCGGCTGCGGGCGGCGCGGGCCATCCTCTACCTGGCACAAG GAGTGTTTGGAGACTGCGAGAGCGAAGGCGATGTCCTGCACTGGTCACGGCACAACAGCTTCCTGCTGTACCAGCTGGGCACCTTCAGCGCCTTCCTGGAGCTACTCAGCATGGAGATTGA CAACAGCCAGGCATGCAGCAGCGCTCTGCGGAAGCCGGCCATCTCATTGGCTGACAGCACTGAGCTCAG GGTGCTGCTCAGCGTCATGTACCTGCTAGTGGAGAACATCCGTGTGGAGCTGGAGACGGATCCCCCGGAGTGGAAATCCTGCCGGGAGACCTTCAGGACGGAGCTGA GTTTCCCCGGGCGCTCTGATGAGCCCTTCGCTCTCTTGCTCTTCACGATGGTGACCAAGTTCTGCAGTGGCCATGCTCCGCACTTTCCTATGAAGAAGgtcctgcttctgctctggAAGGTGCTCCTG TTCACGCTGGGAGGATTTGAAGCCCTGCAGACGATGAaggtgaggaggagggaggagctggggctgccgcCCCTGCCTGAGGACAGCATCCAGGTGATGCGCAGCATGCGTGCCGCCTCGCCACCCGCCTGCTCCATTGAGCTGGCTGAGCAGCCACAGAAGCGTGGGCACCGCAGCCGGCGG cccctgaTGAAGCAAGACAGCTTGGATATCTACAATGAGAGAGATCCCTTCAAGAACGATGAAGCAGGAGTTGACGAAGAGGAGAGCGATGAAGTGGATGGCGGGATCGAGGGGGAGCTGGACCTGATGGAGCGGGATGCACTTCTCCCTGCCATGCCAGCCCAGCGCCCGCCTATTGAACGTGTGTCATTCCCCAAAGGTCTGCCCTGGGCCCCCAAAGTCAG GCAGAAGGACATTGAGCATTTCCTGGAGGCGAGCAGGAACAAATTCATCGGCTTCACTCTGGGACA GGACACTGAGACCCTAATAGGGCTGCCACGGCCCATTCACGAGAGCGTGAAGACACTGAAGCAG CACAAGTACGTTTCCATCTCAGATGTCCAGATTAAGAACgaggaagagctggagaagTGCCCCATGTCTCTG GGGGAAGAGGAAGTCCAAGAAACCCCTTGTGAGGTCTTGTATCGAGCAATGCTGTACAATCTCCCCCAGTATATG ATTGCTCTGCTGAAGATCCTCCTCGCTGCAGCACCCACCTCCAAAGCCAAGACTGACTCCATCAACATCCTGGCAGACGTCTTGCCTGAGGAGATGCC CATCACAGTCCTGCAGAGCATGAAGCTGGGGATTGATGTGAACAGGCACAAGGAGATTATCGTGAAGAGCATCTcggcattgctgctgctgctcctcaagCACTTCAAGCTGAACCATATCTACCAG TTTGAGTATGTGTCCCAGCATTTGGTGTTTGCCAACTGCATCCCGCTGATCCTGAAGTTCTTCAACCAAAACATCATGTCCTATATCACTGCCAAAAACAG CATCTCCGTCCTGGATTACCCACACTGTACAGTCCATGACTTGCCCGAGCTCACTGCAGAAAGCCTG GAAGCCGGAGACAACAACCAGTTCTGCTGGAGAAACCTATTCTCCTGCATTAACCTGCTGAGGATCCTCAACAAGCTGACCAAGTGGAAGCACTCAAGGACAATG ATGCTGGTAGTCTTCAAGTCAGCCCCAATACTGAAGCGAGCTCTGAAGGTGAAGCAGGCCATGATGCAGCTGTATGTCCTCAAACTGTTGAAAATCCAGACCAAATACCTGGGGCGCCAGTGGAGAAAGAGCAACATGAAGACCATGTCGGCCATCTACCAGAAGGTGCGGCACCGCATGAACGATGACTGGGCATATGGCAATG ACATCGACGCGAGGCCGTGGGACTTCCAGGCTGAAGAATGCACGCTAAGAGCCAGCATTGAAGCCTTCAACAGCCGGAGATATGACAAACCTCAGGACTCGGAGTTTGCGCCGGTGGACAACTGCCTGCAGAGTGTCCTGGGCCAGCGGCTGGAGCTCCCCGAGGACTTCCAGTACTCCTACGAGCTGTGGCTGGAGCGGGAGGTGTTTTCCCAGCCCATTCgctgggaagagctgctgcGCTACCAGTGA
- the STRIP2 gene encoding striatin-interacting protein 2 isoform X4: MEAMDLRREELRSMHGAACRGSVDFPAVEFEYGDTDSHGAELAELYSYTEEPELGTNRRCFEEEFCPQARGRRWPELDTAQQRAHVLRLLEGLEVVSRERRLRAARAILYLAQGVFGDCESEGDVLHWSRHNSFLLYQLGTFSAFLELLSMEIDNSQACSSALRKPAISLADSTELRVLLSVMYLLVENIRVELETDPPEWKSCRETFRTELSFPGRSDEPFALLLFTMVTKFCSGHAPHFPMKKVLLLLWKVLLFTLGGFEALQTMKVRRREELGLPPLPEDSIQVMRSMRAASPPACSIELAEQPQKRGHRSRRPLMKQDSLDIYNERDPFKNDEAGVDEEESDEVDGGIEGELDLMERDALLPAMPAQRPPIERVSFPKGLPWAPKVRQKDIEHFLEASRNKFIGFTLGQDTETLIGLPRPIHESVKTLKQHKYVSISDVQIKNEEELEKCPMSLGEEEVQETPCEVLYRAMLYNLPQYMIALLKILLAAAPTSKAKTDSINILADVLPEEMPITVLQSMKLGIDVNRHKEIIVKSISALLLLLLKHFKLNHIYQFEYVSQHLVFANCIPLILKFFNQNIMSYITAKNSISVLDYPHCTVHDLPELTAESLEAGDNNQFCWRNLFSCINLLRILNKLTKWKHSRTMMLVVFKSAPILKRALKVKQAMMQLYVLKLLKIQTKYLGRQWRKSNMKTMSAIYQKVRHRMNDDWAYGNDIDARPWDFQAEECTLRASIEAFNSRRYDKPQDSEFAPVDNCLQSVLGQRLELPEDFQYSYELWLEREVFSQPIRWEELLRYQ, from the exons ATGGAAGCCATGGATTTAAGACGGGAAGAACTGCGGTCCATGCACGGGGCTGCTTGCAGG GGCTCCGTGGATTTCCCCGCCGTGGAGTTCGAGTACGGGGACACCGACAGCCATGGTGCAGAGCTCGcag AGTTGTACAGCTACACCGAGGAGCCCGAGCTCGGCACCAACCGGCGATGCTTCGAGGAGGAGTTTTGCCCCCAAG cgcggggccggcggTGGCCAGAGCTGGACACGGCACAGCAGAGGGCCCACGTCCTGCGGCTGCTGGAGGGGCTGgaggtggtcagcagggagCGGCGGCTGCGGGCGGCGCGGGCCATCCTCTACCTGGCACAAG GAGTGTTTGGAGACTGCGAGAGCGAAGGCGATGTCCTGCACTGGTCACGGCACAACAGCTTCCTGCTGTACCAGCTGGGCACCTTCAGCGCCTTCCTGGAGCTACTCAGCATGGAGATTGA CAACAGCCAGGCATGCAGCAGCGCTCTGCGGAAGCCGGCCATCTCATTGGCTGACAGCACTGAGCTCAG GGTGCTGCTCAGCGTCATGTACCTGCTAGTGGAGAACATCCGTGTGGAGCTGGAGACGGATCCCCCGGAGTGGAAATCCTGCCGGGAGACCTTCAGGACGGAGCTGA GTTTCCCCGGGCGCTCTGATGAGCCCTTCGCTCTCTTGCTCTTCACGATGGTGACCAAGTTCTGCAGTGGCCATGCTCCGCACTTTCCTATGAAGAAGgtcctgcttctgctctggAAGGTGCTCCTG TTCACGCTGGGAGGATTTGAAGCCCTGCAGACGATGAaggtgaggaggagggaggagctggggctgccgcCCCTGCCTGAGGACAGCATCCAGGTGATGCGCAGCATGCGTGCCGCCTCGCCACCCGCCTGCTCCATTGAGCTGGCTGAGCAGCCACAGAAGCGTGGGCACCGCAGCCGGCGG cccctgaTGAAGCAAGACAGCTTGGATATCTACAATGAGAGAGATCCCTTCAAGAACGATGAAGCAGGAGTTGACGAAGAGGAGAGCGATGAAGTGGATGGCGGGATCGAGGGGGAGCTGGACCTGATGGAGCGGGATGCACTTCTCCCTGCCATGCCAGCCCAGCGCCCGCCTATTGAACGTGTGTCATTCCCCAAAGGTCTGCCCTGGGCCCCCAAAGTCAG GCAGAAGGACATTGAGCATTTCCTGGAGGCGAGCAGGAACAAATTCATCGGCTTCACTCTGGGACA GGACACTGAGACCCTAATAGGGCTGCCACGGCCCATTCACGAGAGCGTGAAGACACTGAAGCAG CACAAGTACGTTTCCATCTCAGATGTCCAGATTAAGAACgaggaagagctggagaagTGCCCCATGTCTCTG GGGGAAGAGGAAGTCCAAGAAACCCCTTGTGAGGTCTTGTATCGAGCAATGCTGTACAATCTCCCCCAGTATATG ATTGCTCTGCTGAAGATCCTCCTCGCTGCAGCACCCACCTCCAAAGCCAAGACTGACTCCATCAACATCCTGGCAGACGTCTTGCCTGAGGAGATGCC CATCACAGTCCTGCAGAGCATGAAGCTGGGGATTGATGTGAACAGGCACAAGGAGATTATCGTGAAGAGCATCTcggcattgctgctgctgctcctcaagCACTTCAAGCTGAACCATATCTACCAG TTTGAGTATGTGTCCCAGCATTTGGTGTTTGCCAACTGCATCCCGCTGATCCTGAAGTTCTTCAACCAAAACATCATGTCCTATATCACTGCCAAAAACAG CATCTCCGTCCTGGATTACCCACACTGTACAGTCCATGACTTGCCCGAGCTCACTGCAGAAAGCCTG GAAGCCGGAGACAACAACCAGTTCTGCTGGAGAAACCTATTCTCCTGCATTAACCTGCTGAGGATCCTCAACAAGCTGACCAAGTGGAAGCACTCAAGGACAATG ATGCTGGTAGTCTTCAAGTCAGCCCCAATACTGAAGCGAGCTCTGAAGGTGAAGCAGGCCATGATGCAGCTGTATGTCCTCAAACTGTTGAAAATCCAGACCAAATACCTGGGGCGCCAGTGGAGAAAGAGCAACATGAAGACCATGTCGGCCATCTACCAGAAGGTGCGGCACCGCATGAACGATGACTGGGCATATGGCAATG ACATCGACGCGAGGCCGTGGGACTTCCAGGCTGAAGAATGCACGCTAAGAGCCAGCATTGAAGCCTTCAACAGCCGGAGATATGACAAACCTCAGGACTCGGAGTTTGCGCCGGTGGACAACTGCCTGCAGAGTGTCCTGGGCCAGCGGCTGGAGCTCCCCGAGGACTTCCAGTACTCCTACGAGCTGTGGCTGGAGCGGGAGGTGTTTTCCCAGCCCATTCgctgggaagagctgctgcGCTACCAGTGA
- the STRIP2 gene encoding striatin-interacting protein 2 isoform X1: protein MEAMDLRREELRSMHGAACRVKAAGLCWEELGCVNGADCRMKAVDLNRGGFRLGRNGAHVWGCWQGASHGFKQGSAGCVHGAVCSRGSLLFLRTTSKRAALRSLQGSVDFPAVEFEYGDTDSHGAELAELYSYTEEPELGTNRRCFEEEFCPQARGRRWPELDTAQQRAHVLRLLEGLEVVSRERRLRAARAILYLAQGVFGDCESEGDVLHWSRHNSFLLYQLGTFSAFLELLSMEIDNSQACSSALRKPAISLADSTELRVLLSVMYLLVENIRVELETDPPEWKSCRETFRTELSFPGRSDEPFALLLFTMVTKFCSGHAPHFPMKKVLLLLWKVLLFTLGGFEALQTMKVRRREELGLPPLPEDSIQVMRSMRAASPPACSIELAEQPQKRGHRSRRPLMKQDSLDIYNERDPFKNDEAGVDEEESDEVDGGIEGELDLMERDALLPAMPAQRPPIERVSFPKGLPWAPKVRQKDIEHFLEASRNKFIGFTLGQDTETLIGLPRPIHESVKTLKQHKYVSISDVQIKNEEELEKCPMSLGEEEVQETPCEVLYRAMLYNLPQYMIALLKILLAAAPTSKAKTDSINILADVLPEEMPITVLQSMKLGIDVNRHKEIIVKSISALLLLLLKHFKLNHIYQFEYVSQHLVFANCIPLILKFFNQNIMSYITAKNSISVLDYPHCTVHDLPELTAESLEAGDNNQFCWRNLFSCINLLRILNKLTKWKHSRTMMLVVFKSAPILKRALKVKQAMMQLYVLKLLKIQTKYLGRQWRKSNMKTMSAIYQKVRHRMNDDWAYGNDIDARPWDFQAEECTLRASIEAFNSRRYDKPQDSEFAPVDNCLQSVLGQRLELPEDFQYSYELWLEREVFSQPIRWEELLRYQ from the exons ATGGAAGCCATGGATTTAAGACGGGAAGAACTGCGGTCCATGCACGGGGCTGCTTGCAGGGTAAAAGCTGCGGGTTTATGTTGGGAAGAGCTGGGGTGCGTGAATGGGGCTGACTGCAGGATGAAAGCCGTGGATTTAAATCGGGGAGGTTTTAGGCTGGGGAGAAATGGAGCGCACGTGTGGGGCTGTTGGCAGGGTGCAAGCCATGGATTTAAGCAGGGGAGCGCCGGGTGCGTGCACGGGGCCGTTTGCAGCCGGGGCTCGCTGCTATTTTTACGCACCACTTCCAAACGCGCAGCGCTCCGCTCTCTGCAGGGCTCCGTGGATTTCCCCGCCGTGGAGTTCGAGTACGGGGACACCGACAGCCATGGTGCAGAGCTCGcag AGTTGTACAGCTACACCGAGGAGCCCGAGCTCGGCACCAACCGGCGATGCTTCGAGGAGGAGTTTTGCCCCCAAG cgcggggccggcggTGGCCAGAGCTGGACACGGCACAGCAGAGGGCCCACGTCCTGCGGCTGCTGGAGGGGCTGgaggtggtcagcagggagCGGCGGCTGCGGGCGGCGCGGGCCATCCTCTACCTGGCACAAG GAGTGTTTGGAGACTGCGAGAGCGAAGGCGATGTCCTGCACTGGTCACGGCACAACAGCTTCCTGCTGTACCAGCTGGGCACCTTCAGCGCCTTCCTGGAGCTACTCAGCATGGAGATTGA CAACAGCCAGGCATGCAGCAGCGCTCTGCGGAAGCCGGCCATCTCATTGGCTGACAGCACTGAGCTCAG GGTGCTGCTCAGCGTCATGTACCTGCTAGTGGAGAACATCCGTGTGGAGCTGGAGACGGATCCCCCGGAGTGGAAATCCTGCCGGGAGACCTTCAGGACGGAGCTGA GTTTCCCCGGGCGCTCTGATGAGCCCTTCGCTCTCTTGCTCTTCACGATGGTGACCAAGTTCTGCAGTGGCCATGCTCCGCACTTTCCTATGAAGAAGgtcctgcttctgctctggAAGGTGCTCCTG TTCACGCTGGGAGGATTTGAAGCCCTGCAGACGATGAaggtgaggaggagggaggagctggggctgccgcCCCTGCCTGAGGACAGCATCCAGGTGATGCGCAGCATGCGTGCCGCCTCGCCACCCGCCTGCTCCATTGAGCTGGCTGAGCAGCCACAGAAGCGTGGGCACCGCAGCCGGCGG cccctgaTGAAGCAAGACAGCTTGGATATCTACAATGAGAGAGATCCCTTCAAGAACGATGAAGCAGGAGTTGACGAAGAGGAGAGCGATGAAGTGGATGGCGGGATCGAGGGGGAGCTGGACCTGATGGAGCGGGATGCACTTCTCCCTGCCATGCCAGCCCAGCGCCCGCCTATTGAACGTGTGTCATTCCCCAAAGGTCTGCCCTGGGCCCCCAAAGTCAG GCAGAAGGACATTGAGCATTTCCTGGAGGCGAGCAGGAACAAATTCATCGGCTTCACTCTGGGACA GGACACTGAGACCCTAATAGGGCTGCCACGGCCCATTCACGAGAGCGTGAAGACACTGAAGCAG CACAAGTACGTTTCCATCTCAGATGTCCAGATTAAGAACgaggaagagctggagaagTGCCCCATGTCTCTG GGGGAAGAGGAAGTCCAAGAAACCCCTTGTGAGGTCTTGTATCGAGCAATGCTGTACAATCTCCCCCAGTATATG ATTGCTCTGCTGAAGATCCTCCTCGCTGCAGCACCCACCTCCAAAGCCAAGACTGACTCCATCAACATCCTGGCAGACGTCTTGCCTGAGGAGATGCC CATCACAGTCCTGCAGAGCATGAAGCTGGGGATTGATGTGAACAGGCACAAGGAGATTATCGTGAAGAGCATCTcggcattgctgctgctgctcctcaagCACTTCAAGCTGAACCATATCTACCAG TTTGAGTATGTGTCCCAGCATTTGGTGTTTGCCAACTGCATCCCGCTGATCCTGAAGTTCTTCAACCAAAACATCATGTCCTATATCACTGCCAAAAACAG CATCTCCGTCCTGGATTACCCACACTGTACAGTCCATGACTTGCCCGAGCTCACTGCAGAAAGCCTG GAAGCCGGAGACAACAACCAGTTCTGCTGGAGAAACCTATTCTCCTGCATTAACCTGCTGAGGATCCTCAACAAGCTGACCAAGTGGAAGCACTCAAGGACAATG ATGCTGGTAGTCTTCAAGTCAGCCCCAATACTGAAGCGAGCTCTGAAGGTGAAGCAGGCCATGATGCAGCTGTATGTCCTCAAACTGTTGAAAATCCAGACCAAATACCTGGGGCGCCAGTGGAGAAAGAGCAACATGAAGACCATGTCGGCCATCTACCAGAAGGTGCGGCACCGCATGAACGATGACTGGGCATATGGCAATG ACATCGACGCGAGGCCGTGGGACTTCCAGGCTGAAGAATGCACGCTAAGAGCCAGCATTGAAGCCTTCAACAGCCGGAGATATGACAAACCTCAGGACTCGGAGTTTGCGCCGGTGGACAACTGCCTGCAGAGTGTCCTGGGCCAGCGGCTGGAGCTCCCCGAGGACTTCCAGTACTCCTACGAGCTGTGGCTGGAGCGGGAGGTGTTTTCCCAGCCCATTCgctgggaagagctgctgcGCTACCAGTGA
- the STRIP2 gene encoding striatin-interacting protein 2 isoform X2: protein MEAMDLRREELRSMHGAACRVKAAGLCWEELGCVNGADCRMKAVDLNRGGFRLGRNGAHVWGCWQGASHGFKQGSAGCVHGAVCSRGSLLFLRTTSKRAALRSLQGSVDFPAVEFEYGDTDSHGAELAELYSYTEEPELGTNRRCFEEEFCPQELDTAQQRAHVLRLLEGLEVVSRERRLRAARAILYLAQGVFGDCESEGDVLHWSRHNSFLLYQLGTFSAFLELLSMEIDNSQACSSALRKPAISLADSTELRVLLSVMYLLVENIRVELETDPPEWKSCRETFRTELSFPGRSDEPFALLLFTMVTKFCSGHAPHFPMKKVLLLLWKVLLFTLGGFEALQTMKVRRREELGLPPLPEDSIQVMRSMRAASPPACSIELAEQPQKRGHRSRRPLMKQDSLDIYNERDPFKNDEAGVDEEESDEVDGGIEGELDLMERDALLPAMPAQRPPIERVSFPKGLPWAPKVRQKDIEHFLEASRNKFIGFTLGQDTETLIGLPRPIHESVKTLKQHKYVSISDVQIKNEEELEKCPMSLGEEEVQETPCEVLYRAMLYNLPQYMIALLKILLAAAPTSKAKTDSINILADVLPEEMPITVLQSMKLGIDVNRHKEIIVKSISALLLLLLKHFKLNHIYQFEYVSQHLVFANCIPLILKFFNQNIMSYITAKNSISVLDYPHCTVHDLPELTAESLEAGDNNQFCWRNLFSCINLLRILNKLTKWKHSRTMMLVVFKSAPILKRALKVKQAMMQLYVLKLLKIQTKYLGRQWRKSNMKTMSAIYQKVRHRMNDDWAYGNDIDARPWDFQAEECTLRASIEAFNSRRYDKPQDSEFAPVDNCLQSVLGQRLELPEDFQYSYELWLEREVFSQPIRWEELLRYQ from the exons ATGGAAGCCATGGATTTAAGACGGGAAGAACTGCGGTCCATGCACGGGGCTGCTTGCAGGGTAAAAGCTGCGGGTTTATGTTGGGAAGAGCTGGGGTGCGTGAATGGGGCTGACTGCAGGATGAAAGCCGTGGATTTAAATCGGGGAGGTTTTAGGCTGGGGAGAAATGGAGCGCACGTGTGGGGCTGTTGGCAGGGTGCAAGCCATGGATTTAAGCAGGGGAGCGCCGGGTGCGTGCACGGGGCCGTTTGCAGCCGGGGCTCGCTGCTATTTTTACGCACCACTTCCAAACGCGCAGCGCTCCGCTCTCTGCAGGGCTCCGTGGATTTCCCCGCCGTGGAGTTCGAGTACGGGGACACCGACAGCCATGGTGCAGAGCTCGcag AGTTGTACAGCTACACCGAGGAGCCCGAGCTCGGCACCAACCGGCGATGCTTCGAGGAGGAGTTTTGCCCCCAAG AGCTGGACACGGCACAGCAGAGGGCCCACGTCCTGCGGCTGCTGGAGGGGCTGgaggtggtcagcagggagCGGCGGCTGCGGGCGGCGCGGGCCATCCTCTACCTGGCACAAG GAGTGTTTGGAGACTGCGAGAGCGAAGGCGATGTCCTGCACTGGTCACGGCACAACAGCTTCCTGCTGTACCAGCTGGGCACCTTCAGCGCCTTCCTGGAGCTACTCAGCATGGAGATTGA CAACAGCCAGGCATGCAGCAGCGCTCTGCGGAAGCCGGCCATCTCATTGGCTGACAGCACTGAGCTCAG GGTGCTGCTCAGCGTCATGTACCTGCTAGTGGAGAACATCCGTGTGGAGCTGGAGACGGATCCCCCGGAGTGGAAATCCTGCCGGGAGACCTTCAGGACGGAGCTGA GTTTCCCCGGGCGCTCTGATGAGCCCTTCGCTCTCTTGCTCTTCACGATGGTGACCAAGTTCTGCAGTGGCCATGCTCCGCACTTTCCTATGAAGAAGgtcctgcttctgctctggAAGGTGCTCCTG TTCACGCTGGGAGGATTTGAAGCCCTGCAGACGATGAaggtgaggaggagggaggagctggggctgccgcCCCTGCCTGAGGACAGCATCCAGGTGATGCGCAGCATGCGTGCCGCCTCGCCACCCGCCTGCTCCATTGAGCTGGCTGAGCAGCCACAGAAGCGTGGGCACCGCAGCCGGCGG cccctgaTGAAGCAAGACAGCTTGGATATCTACAATGAGAGAGATCCCTTCAAGAACGATGAAGCAGGAGTTGACGAAGAGGAGAGCGATGAAGTGGATGGCGGGATCGAGGGGGAGCTGGACCTGATGGAGCGGGATGCACTTCTCCCTGCCATGCCAGCCCAGCGCCCGCCTATTGAACGTGTGTCATTCCCCAAAGGTCTGCCCTGGGCCCCCAAAGTCAG GCAGAAGGACATTGAGCATTTCCTGGAGGCGAGCAGGAACAAATTCATCGGCTTCACTCTGGGACA GGACACTGAGACCCTAATAGGGCTGCCACGGCCCATTCACGAGAGCGTGAAGACACTGAAGCAG CACAAGTACGTTTCCATCTCAGATGTCCAGATTAAGAACgaggaagagctggagaagTGCCCCATGTCTCTG GGGGAAGAGGAAGTCCAAGAAACCCCTTGTGAGGTCTTGTATCGAGCAATGCTGTACAATCTCCCCCAGTATATG ATTGCTCTGCTGAAGATCCTCCTCGCTGCAGCACCCACCTCCAAAGCCAAGACTGACTCCATCAACATCCTGGCAGACGTCTTGCCTGAGGAGATGCC CATCACAGTCCTGCAGAGCATGAAGCTGGGGATTGATGTGAACAGGCACAAGGAGATTATCGTGAAGAGCATCTcggcattgctgctgctgctcctcaagCACTTCAAGCTGAACCATATCTACCAG TTTGAGTATGTGTCCCAGCATTTGGTGTTTGCCAACTGCATCCCGCTGATCCTGAAGTTCTTCAACCAAAACATCATGTCCTATATCACTGCCAAAAACAG CATCTCCGTCCTGGATTACCCACACTGTACAGTCCATGACTTGCCCGAGCTCACTGCAGAAAGCCTG GAAGCCGGAGACAACAACCAGTTCTGCTGGAGAAACCTATTCTCCTGCATTAACCTGCTGAGGATCCTCAACAAGCTGACCAAGTGGAAGCACTCAAGGACAATG ATGCTGGTAGTCTTCAAGTCAGCCCCAATACTGAAGCGAGCTCTGAAGGTGAAGCAGGCCATGATGCAGCTGTATGTCCTCAAACTGTTGAAAATCCAGACCAAATACCTGGGGCGCCAGTGGAGAAAGAGCAACATGAAGACCATGTCGGCCATCTACCAGAAGGTGCGGCACCGCATGAACGATGACTGGGCATATGGCAATG ACATCGACGCGAGGCCGTGGGACTTCCAGGCTGAAGAATGCACGCTAAGAGCCAGCATTGAAGCCTTCAACAGCCGGAGATATGACAAACCTCAGGACTCGGAGTTTGCGCCGGTGGACAACTGCCTGCAGAGTGTCCTGGGCCAGCGGCTGGAGCTCCCCGAGGACTTCCAGTACTCCTACGAGCTGTGGCTGGAGCGGGAGGTGTTTTCCCAGCCCATTCgctgggaagagctgctgcGCTACCAGTGA